A section of the Nitrospirota bacterium genome encodes:
- a CDS encoding NADH-quinone oxidoreductase subunit I — protein MTFKELLRKVFFIEILGGLALTMKELFTPAVTRQYPKVKRVPFPGARALHALVRSDVTGKAKCVGCGLCAAVCPSKCIHIYTSDGEDHIKVVNRYEIDVLRCVFCAFCVEACPFGAIALTDHFEYSGYTREEFYYTKERLLENWDKYMAGDKGKVYFEKFWGPKSADIAHKAVEKIAAGGGV, from the coding sequence ATGACATTTAAAGAACTGTTACGAAAAGTATTCTTCATAGAGATCCTCGGCGGGCTCGCCCTTACAATGAAGGAGCTTTTTACGCCTGCGGTCACAAGGCAGTACCCGAAGGTGAAGAGGGTTCCTTTCCCGGGTGCGAGAGCCCTGCACGCGCTTGTCAGAAGCGATGTGACAGGCAAGGCGAAATGCGTCGGCTGCGGCCTCTGCGCTGCTGTCTGTCCGTCTAAATGTATCCACATCTACACAAGCGACGGCGAGGACCATATAAAGGTCGTTAACAGGTATGAGATAGATGTGCTCAGGTGCGTCTTCTGCGCTTTCTGTGTTGAGGCATGTCCTTTCGGAGCTATCGCGCTTACAGACCACTTTGAGTATTCAGGCTACACAAGAGAGGAGTTCTACTATACAAAGGAACGCCTGCTGGAGAATTGGGATAAATATATGGCTGGAGACAAGGGCAAAGTTTATTTTGAGAAGTTCTGGGGGCCGAAGTCAGCGGACATCGCTCACAAGGCAGTTGAAAAGATAGCAGCCGGAGGAGGGGTATGA